In Prosthecobacter fusiformis, the genomic window TGCTGGACCTGCAAATCATGTTCCTCACCTTCTTTAAGCGCGACAATGCTTATTGAGGCGTCTCACATACTGCATTCTTTCTTTTTTTCTTGATGTAGAATGGCCCTATCCGCGATGTTAGGCTGATTTTTCCCAACCCCCCGACCAAATACCGTGTCTGCGAGTCTTTCGAGCTTTTCCAATCTGCTGGATAATCATGCTGCCAAACTTCTCAGTGAAGGGCGTCTGGAGGAGGCGCTGAACGCTGCCACCAGTGCCCTGTCTGGTCTGCGGGAGGCCGTGGAGGATGATCCTGCGGAGGCTCCCCGCCTCTTCGCCGGCCTGCAAGTCCTTGCCGACATCCAGCGGGAGATGGGAGACGTCAGCGGATCCGAGGCCAGCTATGGCGAAGCCCTGGAGATCTCCGGGCGAGCGACCATCCCCCCCGTTGAAGTCGCCCGCGTGCGCACCCAACTGGCCACGCTGCTGGATTTTAGCCAGCGTGAGGCCGAAGCCATCCCGCTTTATGAACAGGCCATCAGTGACTACGAAGCCCTGACCCCACCCAGTGAGGAGACTGCCGCCCAGCTCCGCAACAACTTGGCCATGATTTATAAAGGCCTGGGCAAATTTGCCCTGGCGGAGCAGCATTACCTGCGGTCGCTGGAAACCCTGGAGGCCAAACGCGGCCGCGAAACCGAAGAAGTCGCCTCCGTTTATAACAACCTGGGCAGTCTTTACTACACCGCCGGATTCCCGGACCAGGCCAAGCAAATGTTCACCGAGGCTCTGGAAATCCGCACGCAGCTGCTGGGCGGAGATCACCCGGATGTGGCCCAGTCCCATTGCAACCTGGCCACCGCCAATCATGAGCTGGGGGACAATGCCGCCTCCATCCAAAACTTCGAGCACAGCCTGCGCATTCTCGAGCATCACCTGCACGATGAAGTCGTCAGTTATGAGGCAGTCAGTCTGGATTACATCGCCCTGCTGGAAAACCAGGGGGAAGACAAAAAAGCTGCCG contains:
- a CDS encoding tetratricopeptide repeat protein, with amino-acid sequence MSASLSSFSNLLDNHAAKLLSEGRLEEALNAATSALSGLREAVEDDPAEAPRLFAGLQVLADIQREMGDVSGSEASYGEALEISGRATIPPVEVARVRTQLATLLDFSQREAEAIPLYEQAISDYEALTPPSEETAAQLRNNLAMIYKGLGKFALAEQHYLRSLETLEAKRGRETEEVASVYNNLGSLYYTAGFPDQAKQMFTEALEIRTQLLGGDHPDVAQSHCNLATANHELGDNAASIQNFEHSLRILEHHLHDEVVSYEAVSLDYIALLENQGEDKKAAAARKRMEKMLATVA